A genomic segment from Paenibacillus sp. FSL K6-1096 encodes:
- a CDS encoding HAD hydrolase-like protein, whose amino-acid sequence MGVDAEQAVYVGDHPDNDIRASREAGMKAVWKRNHQFVTMAEADAVIDDLGELIDLLLQKSPEETGYLRG is encoded by the coding sequence TTGGGTGTAGACGCTGAACAAGCCGTTTATGTTGGAGATCATCCGGATAACGATATCCGGGCCAGCCGCGAAGCGGGAATGAAGGCCGTCTGGAAGCGCAACCATCAGTTTGTTACTATGGCCGAAGCCGATGCTGTCATTGATGATTTGGGTGAATTAATAGATCTCTTATTGCAAAAAAGCCCCGAAGAAACCGGATATCTTCGGGGCTGA
- a CDS encoding HAD hydrolase-like protein has product MTLKAVLFDLDGTLLDGSLLLDDYLSNFQQHCTGYPNLLTTLTALKNNGLKIALISNGYGQFQYDNFKALNIAHLFDEVLISEWEGLRKPDQAIFHRAFGPIGCRR; this is encoded by the coding sequence TTGACATTGAAAGCGGTTCTTTTTGATCTGGATGGCACACTGCTGGACGGGAGCTTACTACTCGATGATTACTTATCCAACTTCCAGCAACATTGTACAGGTTACCCTAACTTGTTAACTACGCTTACTGCGCTGAAGAATAACGGCCTAAAGATTGCGTTGATCTCCAACGGTTACGGCCAATTCCAGTACGATAATTTCAAGGCGCTGAACATCGCGCATTTATTCGATGAGGTGCTCATTTCCGAATGGGAGGGACTCCGTAAACCGGATCAGGCCATCTTCCATCGTGCATTTGGCCCGATTGGGTGTAGACGCTGA
- a CDS encoding LacI family DNA-binding transcriptional regulator, translated as MTVTIKDVARKAGVSPSTVSRVLSGHPRISLETSRKVKLIMEEMGYTPNMMAKSLVSKTTNSICIILPKPAEELFSNLFFMELIRGIVTQSSRSGYDVLISSGANEKEELEAVSRLLKGRRVDGVILLYSRKDDAVIDFLQAGDYPFVLVGRSDRYEDILSVDNDNVMAAFDATNHLIAMGHERIGFVSGPPNLIVSRDRLEGYRKAMQSKGLEMREEWIVEGEFLQDSGYRAMSFFMNLPNRPTALVAVDDMVSFGVLRGLNELKYKVPEDLAIVSFNNIPLSELSSPPISSIDIGIYHLGYTASQVLIQSIQKPENQDGYTNRFVIPHRLIVRESSMYAPGK; from the coding sequence ATGACAGTTACCATTAAGGACGTAGCCAGGAAAGCGGGGGTCTCGCCCTCCACGGTGTCCAGGGTGTTGTCAGGCCATCCCAGAATCAGCTTGGAAACTTCCCGCAAGGTCAAATTGATTATGGAAGAAATGGGCTACACCCCGAACATGATGGCCAAGAGCCTGGTTTCCAAAACAACGAACAGCATCTGCATCATTCTTCCGAAGCCTGCAGAGGAGCTGTTCTCTAACCTGTTCTTCATGGAACTGATCCGCGGGATCGTCACCCAGTCCAGCCGCTCCGGCTATGATGTGCTGATCAGCTCAGGCGCCAATGAGAAGGAGGAGCTGGAAGCAGTCTCCCGTCTGCTCAAGGGACGCCGCGTTGACGGTGTGATTCTGCTGTATTCCCGCAAGGATGATGCGGTCATTGATTTCCTGCAGGCGGGCGATTATCCGTTTGTCCTGGTGGGACGAAGCGACCGTTACGAGGATATTCTCTCGGTGGATAACGATAATGTCATGGCCGCCTTTGATGCGACGAATCATCTCATTGCGATGGGACATGAGCGCATCGGCTTCGTCAGCGGACCGCCGAATCTGATCGTGTCTCGCGACCGTCTGGAGGGGTACCGCAAGGCGATGCAGAGCAAGGGTCTGGAGATGCGCGAGGAATGGATCGTCGAAGGCGAGTTCCTGCAGGACAGCGGATACCGGGCCATGTCCTTCTTCATGAATCTCCCGAACCGGCCGACTGCGCTTGTGGCTGTGGATGATATGGTCTCCTTCGGCGTATTGCGCGGGCTGAATGAGCTGAAGTACAAGGTGCCCGAGGATCTGGCCATTGTCAGCTTCAACAACATCCCGCTGTCCGAGCTGTCCAGCCCCCCGATCAGCAGTATTGATATCGGGATTTATCATCTGGGCTACACGGCATCGCAGGTACTGATCCAGAGTATTCAGAAGCCGGAGAACCAGGACGGATATACGAACCGTTTTGTCATCCCCCACCGCCTGATCGTCCGCGAGTCCTCGATGTATGCTCCGGGGAAATAA
- the pgmB gene encoding beta-phosphoglucomutase, translated as MSEIKACLFDLDGVLVDTARYHYIAWKELAESLGFDFTPQDNERLKGVSRAASLNILLEIGGIKLGEEEKARLAEQKNSRYVEYIARMDSSEILPGALDFLKECREQGIKVALGSASKNAMTILDNTGLTPYFDAIIDGTHTSAAKPDPEVFLLGAKALDTAPAHCVVFEDAAAGILAASRAGMRSVGIGSPETLGEATLVVPSLQQLSVAALQEFFASV; from the coding sequence ATGTCTGAAATCAAAGCCTGCCTGTTCGATCTGGACGGCGTTCTCGTGGACACGGCCCGCTATCATTATATCGCCTGGAAAGAGCTGGCCGAATCGCTGGGATTCGACTTTACCCCGCAGGATAATGAACGGCTCAAGGGCGTCAGCCGGGCCGCTTCGCTGAACATTCTGCTGGAGATCGGCGGCATCAAGCTTGGTGAAGAGGAGAAGGCGCGGCTGGCGGAGCAGAAAAACAGCCGCTATGTCGAGTATATCGCCAGGATGGACAGCTCGGAGATCCTGCCCGGCGCTCTGGACTTCCTGAAGGAATGCCGGGAACAGGGAATCAAGGTGGCCCTCGGCTCTGCCAGCAAAAATGCGATGACCATCCTGGACAATACCGGCCTGACTCCTTATTTCGATGCCATCATCGACGGCACGCATACCAGCGCCGCTAAGCCCGACCCTGAGGTCTTTCTGCTCGGAGCGAAGGCGCTGGATACGGCTCCCGCCCACTGTGTTGTCTTCGAGGATGCCGCCGCCGGCATCCTGGCCGCTTCCCGCGCCGGTATGCGCAGCGTCGGTATCGGCTCGCCCGAGACGCTTGGCGAAGCCACGCTAGTTGTCCCTTCCCTGCAGCAGCTCAGTGTTGCCGCGTTGCAGGAATTCTTTGCCTCTGTCTGA
- a CDS encoding glycoside hydrolase family 65 protein, protein MKQYLKIDEWSIIEESFDPQTQEISESIFSIGNGYMGGRANFEEQYSGHSLQGSYMAGVYYPDKTRVGWWKNGYPEYFAKVLNSTNWIGINIELDGTPLDLAECTVSEFSRVLNMKEGTLSRSFTAATQDGKEVKVESIRIVSMARHEIGAIRYSVMPLNFSGLITITPYLDGDVKNKDSNYDEKFWNEVEKKAGPAGGHLTLKTKKLDFHVTSAFAFDVLLNGEPATAEAEVLEQEKYVGSKVTVPVQSGDQLVIYKYVANVTSRNYGLGQLVDAAHTALQSAQEAGFVALLAEQAAAWGDKWKESDIIIEGDVSAQQAIRFNIFQLNQTYTGEDDRLNIGPKGFTGEKYGGSTYWDTEAYCVPFYLSTADASIARNLLIYRYKHLEKAKENARKLGYRKGALYPMVTMNGEECHNEWEITFEEIHRNGAIAYAIYNYVNYTGDKAYLGQYGLEVLVEISRFWEERVHYVAHKDKYVMLGVTGPNEYENNVNNNWYTNRIAAWTMEYTLEALDYLREQEPSRYAELADKLELLESETAKWNEIIGKMYYPADDERGIFLQQDGFLDKEIIQVKDVSPENLPLNQKWSWDRILRSCFIKQADVLQGLYFLGDRYDLETKKRNFDFYEPITVHESSLSPCIHAILACELGYKEKAYEMYLRTSRLDLDNYNNDTEDGCHTTSMAGTWMSVVHGFGGLRVLNDRLVLNPSNPGHWTSYSFKIMFRGSRLKVTVTDAQITVSNETEVPAALTIHGKKYTVNGLGTVSAAGTSVTV, encoded by the coding sequence ATGAAACAATACTTAAAAATTGACGAATGGTCCATCATTGAAGAGTCCTTTGATCCGCAGACCCAGGAGATTTCCGAGAGCATCTTCAGCATCGGGAACGGATACATGGGCGGCCGGGCCAATTTCGAGGAGCAATACAGCGGGCACAGCCTGCAGGGCAGCTACATGGCCGGGGTCTATTACCCTGACAAGACACGGGTCGGCTGGTGGAAGAACGGGTACCCGGAGTATTTTGCCAAAGTACTGAACAGCACCAACTGGATCGGCATCAACATTGAGCTGGACGGGACGCCGCTGGATCTGGCCGAATGCACAGTCAGCGAGTTCAGCCGGGTACTGAACATGAAGGAAGGCACACTCTCCCGCAGCTTCACCGCAGCCACGCAGGACGGCAAAGAAGTCAAGGTTGAGAGCATCCGCATTGTCAGCATGGCCCGCCATGAGATCGGAGCGATCCGTTATTCCGTGATGCCGCTGAACTTCTCCGGCTTGATTACCATCACCCCTTACCTGGACGGGGACGTCAAGAACAAGGATTCCAACTATGACGAGAAATTCTGGAACGAGGTGGAGAAAAAGGCCGGACCGGCGGGCGGGCATCTGACGCTGAAGACCAAGAAGCTGGATTTTCATGTGACCTCGGCCTTTGCCTTCGATGTTCTGCTGAATGGGGAGCCGGCTACGGCCGAAGCTGAAGTGCTGGAACAGGAGAAATATGTGGGCAGTAAAGTGACGGTTCCGGTGCAATCCGGCGATCAGCTTGTGATCTACAAATACGTCGCCAATGTGACCTCCCGCAATTACGGGCTGGGCCAGCTGGTGGACGCCGCTCATACAGCACTGCAAAGTGCACAGGAGGCCGGCTTCGTTGCGCTACTAGCTGAGCAAGCCGCGGCTTGGGGCGACAAGTGGAAGGAAAGCGACATTATTATCGAGGGCGATGTGTCGGCGCAGCAGGCGATCCGGTTTAATATTTTTCAGCTGAATCAGACGTATACAGGTGAAGACGATCGGCTCAACATCGGACCGAAGGGCTTCACCGGGGAAAAATACGGCGGCAGCACCTACTGGGATACGGAAGCCTATTGTGTGCCGTTCTATCTCAGCACCGCAGACGCATCGATTGCCCGCAATCTGCTGATCTACCGCTACAAGCATCTGGAGAAGGCCAAGGAGAACGCCCGCAAGCTCGGCTACCGCAAAGGCGCGCTCTACCCGATGGTGACGATGAACGGCGAGGAATGCCACAACGAGTGGGAGATCACGTTCGAGGAGATTCACCGCAACGGTGCGATTGCTTATGCCATCTATAATTATGTCAATTATACCGGCGACAAAGCGTATCTCGGCCAATATGGCCTGGAGGTGCTGGTGGAGATTTCCCGCTTCTGGGAGGAACGCGTGCACTACGTGGCGCACAAGGACAAATACGTGATGCTCGGCGTCACCGGCCCGAATGAATACGAGAATAATGTCAACAACAACTGGTACACGAACCGCATCGCCGCCTGGACGATGGAATACACGCTGGAAGCGCTGGATTACCTGCGGGAGCAGGAGCCTTCACGTTATGCCGAGCTGGCCGATAAGCTGGAACTGCTGGAGAGCGAAACGGCCAAGTGGAATGAGATTATCGGCAAAATGTACTACCCGGCGGACGACGAACGCGGCATCTTCCTCCAGCAGGACGGCTTCCTCGACAAAGAGATTATCCAGGTCAAGGATGTGTCTCCGGAGAACCTGCCGCTGAACCAGAAATGGTCGTGGGACCGGATTCTCCGTTCCTGCTTCATCAAGCAGGCGGATGTGCTGCAGGGACTCTACTTCCTGGGCGACCGCTACGATCTGGAGACCAAGAAGCGTAACTTCGACTTCTATGAGCCGATTACCGTGCATGAGTCCTCCCTCTCCCCTTGCATCCATGCCATTCTGGCCTGTGAGCTGGGCTACAAGGAGAAGGCGTACGAGATGTATCTCCGGACCTCGCGGCTGGATCTCGACAATTACAATAACGATACGGAGGACGGCTGCCATACGACCAGCATGGCGGGCACTTGGATGTCGGTGGTTCATGGCTTCGGCGGACTGCGCGTGCTGAATGACCGGCTCGTGCTGAACCCGTCCAATCCCGGACACTGGACCTCTTATTCGTTCAAAATCATGTTCCGCGGCTCCCGCCTGAAGGTGACCGTAACCGATGCGCAGATTACCGTCAGCAATGAAACCGAGGTTCCGGCTGCCCTGACCATCCACGGCAAGAAATACACAGTCAACGGACTGGGCACCGTCAGCGCCGCAGGCACTTCTGTTACGGTGTAA